One Setaria italica strain Yugu1 chromosome II, Setaria_italica_v2.0, whole genome shotgun sequence DNA segment encodes these proteins:
- the LOC101754162 gene encoding F-box protein SKIP23 yields MAAAQPQQGTPMAKSTPDWSTGLPPELRKVIGKCLASGTDAASFRSVCTPWRDAVPFAAFAPLLLLPFGPDSGAVTLYSVAEDKTLSLPLPPEARGKVPCGSSCGWLALMDEAASVTLLNPFTGALVELPPADENIAAASTMQTMLVSKKGGRWVLHPEDDNASAIALDEMRQFFFNEIVLSAPPDADGRGCVAMAVLAGSTEVAFCRVGVDTAWTLLQTNLECTVGSVVYCQGRFLAIDSTGEISMFSDIANTVTPTATPMPSLSPPEDLSNRSYLEWNGELYVVGAMLDLFRWGLKFDYRVVVCRCSNLLDPTPAWSRVKDAGDLTLFVSTHFRHSFGGTSVSRFKRNSVYFSDPPYGDQDYLGHSLEIANIATGKSEVTKPFHPKVQEGTSNRRKIHKRKQLPVPLPPDAQLESSGEGKLERIYILSELLLPPHVAPFKVGINIATM; encoded by the exons atggcggcggctCAGCCTCAGCAGGGGACTCCGATGGCGAAATCCACGCCGGACTGGAGCACCGGCCTCCCACCGGAGCTCCGCAAGGTCATCGGGAAGTGCCTCGCCTCCGGCACCGACGCGGCGTCGTTCCGGTCCGTGTGCACGCCGTGGCGCGACGCCGTGCCGTTcgcggccttcgcgccgctcctgctgctcccGTTCGGCCCGGACTCGGGGGCCGTCACGCTCTACAGCGTCGCCGAGGACAAGACGCTCTCCCTGCCGCTCCCGCCGGAGGCGCGCGGCAAGGTGCCCTGCGGCTCGTCGTGCGGGTGGCTGGCGCTCATGGACGAGGCCGCCTCCGTCACGCTGCTCAACCCCTTCACCGGCGCCCTCGTCGAGCTCCCTCCCGCCGACGAAAACATTGCGGCCGCCTCCACGATGCAGACGATGCTCGTGTCCAAGAAGGGCGGCCGGTGGGTGCTCCACCCCGAGGACGACAATGCCAGCGCCATCGCGCTAGACGAGATGAGGCAATTTTTCTTCAACGAGATCGTGCTCTCCGCGCCGCCTGACGCCGACGGCCGAGGCTGCGTGGCCATGGCGGTGCTCGCGGGCTCCACGGAGGTCGCCTTCTGCAGGGTCGGGGTCGACACCGCCTGGACGCTGCTGCAGACCAACCTGGAATGCACCGTGGGCTCCGTCGTCTACTGCCAAGGGAGGTTCTTGGCGATCGACAGCACCGGTGAGATCTCCATGTTCAGCGACATCGCTAACACTGTAACTCCAACGGCGACGCCGATGCCGTCGCTGTCGCCACCTGAGGATCTCAGCAACCGCAGCTACCTGGAATGGAACGGCGAGCTATACGTGGTCGGAGCCATGCTGGATCTGTTCCGCTGGGGACTGAAATTCGACTACCGCGTCGTAGTCTGCAGGTGCAGCAACCTCCTGGACCCGACGCCGGCATGGTCCAGGGTGAAGGACGCCGGCGATCTGACACTGTTCGTGTCGACCCATTTCCGTCACAGCTTCGGTGGAACAAGCGTCTCCAGGTTCAAGAGGAACAGCGTCTACTTCTCGGACCCTCCGTATGGTGATCAAGATTACTTGGGCCATTCTTTGGAGATCGCAAACATTGCCACCGGCAAATCGGAAGTGACGAAGCCTTTCCACCCCAAGGTGCAAG AGGGGACGTCGAACCGGAGGAAAATCCACAAGAGGAAGCAGCTCCCGGTCCCGCTCCCGCCTGATGCTCAACTTGAATCTTCAGGGGAAGGCAAGCTTGAGAGGATTTATATTTTGTcagagctgctgctgccgcctcaTGTTGCTCCGTTTAAAGTTGGAATAAATATAGCTACAATGTAG
- the LOC101754553 gene encoding uncharacterized protein LOC101754553 has protein sequence MQDIWNHIRSLVPLRGAARAACVSGAFLRSWRYHPNLTLTVQSLGYFDFTRKVDHILEKHSGVGVKKLDLEFIECYNANANDNYIFVLKYEFPCSVLSDGSGSSIRYLDLEGCAFRPAVQLGHLGCLARLHLHCVHITGDELECLLSNSLALERLELRDCHEIICLKIPYLLCHLSYLHVYGCNMLRAIENKAPNLRSICLRSLPAQLPPGQSLQLGESLQLKNIEMWCFNPVYYARAELPLVAPNLETLTVGSMLEMVNTPMAPSRFLHLKHLSIHLVGVNLSPEYDYFLLASFIDASPSLKTFILRAPLTLTKHESIIGGSSDLRQMPQHRHHNLQSFKITCFGSAKTLIELTCHVLENTSSLECVTLDTTTSEAFRCSDDNSTKCVPMPKDNNLEAQKALLAIEMYIKMKVPDAVKLDVVEPCRRCHAIEL, from the exons ATGCAGGACATCTGGAACCATATACGTTCCCTAGTACCTCTGCGAGGTGCTGCCCGTGCAGCCTGTGTGTCCGGTGCCTTTCTACGCTCTTGGAGATACCATCCCAACCTCACCTTGACAGTGCAATCATTGGGCTACTTTGATTTTACTAGGAAAGTTGATCACATTCTAGAAAAACACTCAGGCGTCGGCGTGAAGAAGCTCGATCTCGAATTTATTGAATGTTACAATGCCAACGCCA ATGACAACTATATATTCGTGCTAAAGTACGAGTTCCCATGCTCAGTTTTATCTGATGGAAGCGGAAGCTCGATTCGGTATCTTGATCTTGAAGGTTGTGCCTTCCGACCCGCAGTCCAACTTGGTCACTTGGGATGTCTGGCAAGGTTGCATCTACATTGTGTTCATATAACAGGGGACGAGCTAGAATGCCTTCTCTCCAATTCTCTAGCGCTGGAACGGTTGGAACTCAGGGATTGCCATGAGATAATTTGCTTGAAGATACCCTACCTCTTGTGTCACCTCAGCTATTTGCACGTGTATGGATGCAACATGCTGCGAGCTATAGAGAACAAAGCCCCAAATCTTCGCAGCATCTGCCTCAGGAGCCTCCCAGCCCAACTCCCCCCGGGACAGTCACTGCAACTTGGAGAGTCTTTGCAACTGAAGAACATAGAAATGTGGTGTTTCAATCCCGTTTACTATGCTCGTGCGGAGCTTCCATTAGTCGCACCGAATCTTGAAACTCTTACCGTGGGCTCAATGCTTGAG ATGGTCAATACGCCAATGGCTCCTAGCAGATTCCTCCACCTCAAGCACTTGAGTATTCATCTTGTTGGAGTAAACTTATCCCCTGAATACGATTATTTTTTATTGGCATCTTTTATTGATGCTTCTCCTTCCTTGAAAACTTTCATCCTGAGA GCACCGCTGACCCTCACGAAGCATGAATCGATTATTGGAGGTTCATCAGATCTGAGGCAGATGCCGCAGCACCGTCATCACAATCTCCAGAGCTTCAAGATTACTTGCTTTGGCTCTGCCAAGACCTTGATTGAGCTAACATGCCATGTTCTCGAGAATACATCATCACTTGAATGCGTCACTCTGGACACCACCACTTCAGAAGCTTTTAGGTGTTCTGATGACAATTCTACGAAATGCGTTCCAATGCCCAAGGATAATAACTTGGAAGCACAAAAGGCACTCCTGGCTATTGAAATGTATATCAAAATGAAAGTTCCTGATGCAGTCAAGTTAGATGTCGTGGAGCCTTGTAGACGGTGCCACGCCATTGAACTGTAA